One Saccharopolyspora erythraea NRRL 2338 genomic region harbors:
- a CDS encoding class I SAM-dependent methyltransferase: MYEGGFAELYDRFYRGRGKDYAAEAAQVARLVRDRLPSASSLLDVACGTGTHLRRFADLFDDVTGLELSAAMIEVARPQLGGIPVLQGDMRDFALDREFDAVTCMFSSIGHMRDGAELDQALASFARHLAPGGVVVVEPWWFPEDFLDGYVAGDVVRDGDLTISRVSHSVRAGGATRMEIHWVVADAVNGPRHHVEHYEITLFERQQYEKAFTAAGCAVQYLEGGPSGRGLFVGVRG, from the coding sequence ATGTACGAGGGCGGGTTCGCCGAGCTTTACGACCGGTTCTACCGCGGCCGGGGCAAGGACTACGCGGCCGAGGCCGCGCAGGTCGCGCGGCTGGTCAGAGACCGCCTGCCCTCGGCTTCCTCGCTGCTCGACGTGGCCTGCGGGACCGGCACCCACCTGCGCCGGTTCGCCGACCTCTTCGACGACGTGACCGGGCTGGAGCTGTCGGCGGCGATGATCGAGGTCGCCCGGCCGCAGCTCGGCGGCATCCCGGTGCTGCAGGGCGACATGCGCGACTTCGCGCTGGATCGCGAGTTCGACGCCGTCACCTGCATGTTCAGCTCCATCGGGCACATGCGCGACGGCGCCGAGCTGGACCAGGCGCTGGCGTCCTTCGCCCGCCACCTCGCCCCCGGCGGCGTCGTGGTGGTCGAACCGTGGTGGTTCCCGGAGGACTTCCTCGACGGCTACGTGGCCGGTGACGTGGTGCGCGACGGCGACCTGACGATCTCGCGCGTCTCGCACTCCGTGCGCGCCGGCGGCGCGACCCGGATGGAGATCCACTGGGTCGTGGCCGACGCGGTGAACGGTCCGCGGCACCACGTGGAGCACTACGAGATCACGCTCTTCGAGCGGCAGCAGTACGAGAAGGCCTTCACCGCGGCCGGTTGCGCTGTGCAGTACCTGGAGGGCGGACCCTCCGGACGCGGGTTGTTCGTCGGTGTGCGCGGATGA
- a CDS encoding NAD-dependent epimerase/dehydratase family protein yields the protein MITLLGASGFVGSAVLRELRDHPVRLRAVSRGGAPAVPPGAAEVEDLRADLLEPGRAAAAIEDADVIVHLVAHAAGGSTWRSATSDPEAERVNVGLMHDLVGALHDRRRSTPPVLLYASTAQAANPSAASRYAQQKTEAERILRKATDEGRVRGVILRLPAVYGQSGPSGPMGRGVVAAMIRRALAGEPLTMWHDGGVRRDLLHVEDVATAFAAALEHHDALAGGTWALGADRSEPLGDIFRAVSGSVARQTGSPAVDVVTVPAPEHAEANDFRSDDIDSTEFRSRTGWRPRVSLTDGIDRTVAALTPTEEH from the coding sequence TTGATCACCCTTCTGGGCGCTTCCGGCTTCGTCGGGAGCGCGGTTCTGCGCGAGCTGCGCGACCACCCGGTCCGGCTGCGCGCGGTGTCCCGCGGCGGAGCGCCCGCGGTTCCGCCCGGCGCCGCGGAGGTCGAGGACCTGCGCGCCGACCTGCTGGAACCGGGCCGGGCCGCCGCCGCGATCGAGGACGCCGACGTGATCGTGCACCTGGTGGCGCACGCAGCGGGCGGTTCCACCTGGCGCAGCGCCACCTCCGACCCGGAAGCCGAGCGGGTCAACGTCGGCCTGATGCACGACCTCGTCGGCGCGCTGCACGATCGCCGCAGGTCGACGCCGCCCGTGTTGCTCTACGCGAGCACCGCACAGGCCGCGAACCCGTCGGCGGCCAGCAGGTACGCGCAGCAGAAGACCGAGGCCGAGCGCATCCTGCGCAAAGCCACCGACGAGGGCCGGGTGCGCGGCGTGATCCTGCGGCTGCCCGCCGTCTACGGCCAGAGCGGCCCGTCCGGCCCCATGGGGCGGGGCGTGGTCGCAGCGATGATCCGGCGTGCCCTCGCCGGCGAGCCGCTCACCATGTGGCACGACGGCGGCGTGCGCCGCGACCTGCTGCACGTCGAGGACGTGGCCACCGCGTTCGCCGCCGCGCTGGAGCACCACGACGCGCTGGCCGGCGGCACGTGGGCGCTGGGCGCCGACCGATCCGAGCCGCTCGGCGACATCTTCCGGGCCGTCTCCGGCAGCGTCGCCCGGCAGACCGGCAGCCCCGCCGTCGACGTGGTCACCGTGCCCGCGCCCGAGCACGCCGAGGCCAACGACTTCCGCAGCGACGACATCGACTCCACCGAGTTCCGCAGCCGGACCGGCTGGCGCCCCCGGGTTTCCCTCACCGACGGCATCGACCGGACGGTGGCCGCCCTGACCCCCACCGAGGAGCACTAG
- a CDS encoding activator-dependent family glycosyltransferase, whose translation MRVLLTSFAHRTHFQGLVPLAWALRTAGHDVRVAAQPALTDAVIGAGLTAVPVGSDHRLFDIVPEVAAQVHRYSFYLDFYHREQELHSWEFLLGMQEATSRWVYPVVNNDSFVAELVDFARDWRPDLVLWEPFTFAGAVAARACGAAHARLLWGSDLTGYFRGRFQAQRLRRPPEDRPDPLGTWLTEVAGRFGVEFGEDLAVGQWSVDQLPPSFRLDTGMETVVARTLPYNGASVVPDWLKKGSATRRICITGGFSGLGLAADADQFARTLAQLARFDGEIVVTGSGPDTSAVPDNIRLVDFVPMGVLLQNCAAIIHHGGAGTWATALHHGIPQISVAHEWDCMLRGQQTAELGAGIYLRPDEVDADSLASALTQVVEDPTYTENAVKLREEALSDPTPQEIVPRLEELTRRHAG comes from the coding sequence GTGCGGGTACTGCTGACGTCCTTCGCGCACCGCACGCACTTCCAGGGACTGGTCCCGCTGGCGTGGGCGCTGCGCACCGCGGGTCACGACGTGCGCGTGGCCGCCCAGCCCGCGCTCACCGACGCGGTCATCGGCGCCGGTCTCACCGCGGTACCCGTCGGCTCCGACCACCGGCTGTTCGACATCGTCCCGGAAGTCGCCGCTCAGGTGCACCGCTACTCCTTCTACCTGGACTTCTACCACCGCGAGCAGGAGCTGCACTCGTGGGAGTTCCTGCTCGGCATGCAGGAGGCCACCTCGCGGTGGGTATACCCGGTGGTCAACAACGACTCCTTCGTCGCCGAGCTGGTCGACTTCGCCCGGGACTGGCGTCCTGACCTGGTGCTCTGGGAGCCGTTCACCTTCGCCGGCGCCGTCGCGGCCCGGGCCTGCGGAGCCGCGCACGCCCGGCTGCTGTGGGGCAGCGACCTCACCGGCTACTTCCGCGGCCGGTTCCAGGCGCAACGCCTGCGACGGCCGCCGGAGGACCGGCCGGACCCGCTGGGCACGTGGCTGACCGAGGTCGCGGGGCGCTTCGGCGTCGAATTCGGCGAGGACCTCGCGGTCGGGCAGTGGTCGGTCGACCAGTTGCCGCCGAGTTTCCGGCTGGACACCGGAATGGAAACCGTTGTCGCGCGGACCCTGCCCTACAACGGCGCGTCGGTGGTTCCGGACTGGCTCAAGAAGGGCAGTGCGACTCGACGCATCTGCATTACCGGAGGGTTCTCCGGACTCGGGCTCGCCGCCGATGCCGATCAGTTCGCGCGGACGCTCGCGCAGCTCGCGCGATTCGATGGCGAAATCGTGGTTACGGGTTCCGGTCCGGATACCTCCGCGGTACCGGACAACATTCGTTTGGTGGATTTCGTTCCGATGGGCGTTCTGCTCCAGAACTGCGCGGCGATCATCCACCACGGCGGGGCCGGAACCTGGGCCACGGCACTGCACCACGGAATTCCGCAAATATCAGTTGCACATGAATGGGATTGCATGCTACGCGGCCAGCAGACCGCGGAACTGGGCGCGGGAATCTACCTCCGGCCGGACGAGGTCGATGCCGACTCATTGGCGAGCGCCCTCACCCAGGTGGTCGAGGACCCCACCTACACCGAGAACGCGGTGAAGCTTCGCGAGGAGGCGCTGTCCGACCCGACGCCGCAGGAGATCGTCCCGCGACTGGAGGAACTCACGCGCCGCCACGCCGGCTAG